The genome window TTAAATAATGTGTAAGGCTTATGTTCTAGAACTTGCTCCGATAAATTTATCGGCAGGTCTAAAAATTTGTTCTGTTATTCTTCTATATGCAGGATGTTACTGTCATTTTCCGCAGGAGGGGAGGAGATGATCTGGAGCAAAATCATATCCGATGGGCAAGAACTGTAGAGTCATCTCCAGATGTCATTGAGATGACTTTTGTTCCTATCGCAGATCTCCTTGTTGGGGTGCCTGGAAAGGAGCATCTGAGTCGTGCAATTGCTCTATATCTTGAATGTAAGACAAGTAGATGACTGTCTAGTTAGAATCCTTTCCCTCCTATGTGCTCTTTTTCTAGTAGGTAGTGCTACTCTTAACTgtgaaacttatttttttaacaattgtgCCCAGACAAACCTCAGATTGAAGAGCTGAGATATTTTTTGGAGTTCCAGATTCCTCGAATTTGGGCTCCTGTACAGGACAATATTCCAGGTCACCAAAGAAAGGAACCTGTTTGCCCTTCTTTGCAGTTCAGCATGATGGGGCAAAAGCTTTATGTGAGTCAGGAGCAGGTATACATTCTTACCTTACTGTACTTTTTGTCCCAAGTGAAAGATGGCTCAactattaacatttttttgggGGAAACAGGATTAAAGAGTTTAATGCCTGGTGTTGTATCTCATAAAATATATGTAGCAACTGAGATTTGTAGAGAGTGTTCTACCACCAAACAACTTATTACTGTTAATTGGATTCTCTGTAAAGCAGTCATGATTCTTCAGTTGTAACTATCTAATTGAACCAAAAGACAATTTGACTAGCTAATGCAAAGGGTTAACCTTGACAaaacttggttttttatttttgcttaaaattggCTGCAGATATCAGTAGGGCGCAAGCCCGTCACAGGTTTGCGATTATGTTTGGAAGGAGCCAAGCAGAATCGCCTGCGTATCCATCTTCAACACTTGGCATCTCTTCCGAAAATCCTTTTGCCATACTGGGACACCCATGTTGCAATTGGTGCTCCCAAGTGGCTGGGACCTGAGGAGCAGGATAGTCGATGGTTTGAACCAGTGAAATGGAAGAATTTCTCTCATGTGAGCTCTGCTCCAGTTGAGAACCCTGAAACCTTTATTGGTGACCAATCTTGTGTCTACATTGTCACTGGGGCTCAGCTTGGAGTGTGGGATTTCGGTTCAAGAAATGTCTTATACATGAAACTTTTGTATTCTAGGCTACCGGGCTGCACGATACGAAGATCCTTGTGGGACCACATGCCAAATGATAAGTCAAAGAAAGTCCCCGCTGTAAATAATACTAACTCTGGTGACTCAAGTTCAGCCTCAAGAGAAAATGTTGCAGGGAACAAGCTGGCAAAGTTTGTTGATATGTCTGAGATGAGCAAAGGGCCACAAGATCCCCCAGGACATTGGCTAGTTACAGGCGGAAAGCTTGGTGTAGAGAAAGGCAGAATAGTTTTGAGAGTGAAATACTCCTTGCTGAATTATTGAGCTTAGAATTACGGTGTATATGCTGATGCACTATAGAGGCGGTGTTTTTTCATGCAGAAGAACTAGTGTTCATCAAGTGTGTAAACTCCTGAAACATGATGAGCTGAGTTGAATGGTTTTTGGTTAGGGTTTCTTCCCAATGTCAAAGGTCAAGTCTGTTTTCTCGTTAAGCTGTGAATTTTGTAGAGATGCTAAGTTCTCATTTATAAATGATATGAAGAGATGTAGGAGTGGCTTCTTAATGTGATTGTTCATATGCCTGCAGTATAATAGTACTCCGAATTCTTTTGCTTGCCGAGTCTTCTATCTTTTAATCTTCTGAACCAGTGTGCTGGGTTGCCCCTGTGATTCATCATGATGCCTGCAATATTTAAAGGTCTGTTTGGCATCGCCGTGTTTAGGAGTGAAACACTCTTTTAACTAGAGGAGGCATGCATCTTTCATATTTTCCAGAGATAACGttagttttttcaaaagcaatttcttTATCAAACACTTCTGTTTTTAAACtagacaaaaaatatttagggtaGAAAAGGTGCTCTTATTCCATCCCATGCCATTTGTTGCTGAcaaagttgggaactaaacaAACATACTAGCACTTGAAAGCCTCGGTGCCTTGGGCGGCTACCTCAGCATAACCGgccacacacacatatatataactACAGATTTTTTCCAACTTGAAACAAATCTCCAGGGACATTAATTTAGCTTTACTAGAGTTGCCCTCCCGCAAAAGTTTGTCCAAATTGCCAATTTGCAGGCACAACATTGTACCAGGTAACTGTCTTGCCATCGCTGGTTGTGACT of Populus trichocarpa isolate Nisqually-1 chromosome 16, P.trichocarpa_v4.1, whole genome shotgun sequence contains these proteins:
- the LOC7482583 gene encoding MACPF domain-containing protein CAD1, producing MGERGSVNAAAMHTAMNAVQALGRGFDVNYDKRLLYCKGVAGSKVVEIDGEHTRDLLLAGGILLPNVSRDIRSSLDPIGRQSSGVCTFHEMVEYFNQKANLSGGLPLGSFNSAFSFTGSKHIDAAATKTLSMDGYYIPLAKVQLKRSPLVLHENVIRAVPTFWDPPSLASFIENFGTHVITSVTIGGKDVIYVKQHQSSPLSTMEIKHYVQDIGNQRFSDTEGHMSSGPMKLKDKGGDSGIFNSQGIYPQPTSAPYLTGKEDVTVIFRRRGGDDLEQNHIRWARTVESSPDVIEMTFVPIADLLVGVPGKEHLSRAIALYLEYKPQIEELRYFLEFQIPRIWAPVQDNIPGHQRKEPVCPSLQFSMMGQKLYVSQEQISVGRKPVTGLRLCLEGAKQNRLRIHLQHLASLPKILLPYWDTHVAIGAPKWLGPEEQDSRWFEPVKWKNFSHVSSAPVENPETFIGDQSCVYIVTGAQLGVWDFGSRNVLYMKLLYSRLPGCTIRRSLWDHMPNDKSKKVPAVNNTNSGDSSSASRENVAGNKLAKFVDMSEMSKGPQDPPGHWLVTGGKLGVEKGRIVLRVKYSLLNY